In the Syntrophus aciditrophicus SB genome, GTCAAGGTTTCAAGGGGCTTTATCGCGGCTGTTCTTGAGAAAGCCGGCAAGGAATAAGTCTGAAAGGGGAAGTCTATGTTCGGAAGCATAAGAGTGCGGGCTTTCATCGCCCTTGCCGTTATCCTGGTCGCTGTCTTCTATCTGTTTCCTACGCTGACGGCCGATCTCCCGGAATTCTGGAAAAAGAATCTCCCCAAGGACAGAATTCACCTGGGTCTCGATCTGCAGGGCGGAATGCATCTCGTTCTTGAGGTGGATGCGGACAAGGCCATTGAAGCGACCCTGGAAAGGACAGCGGTCGATTTAAAAGAAACGCTGATGGACAAGCGCATCCGTTTCAAACGGCTGGAACGGTCCACAAGCCAGAACATCACCGTCGAGCTGCCGGACAGTGCATCGCGAAGCGCCTTTGACAAAAGCCTCAAAGACTCCTATCCCGACCTTGAAGTCGTCTCCTCGGAAACCGTTGAGGGCATCGAACGGGTGTCACTGGGGGTCAGTGAAAGGCGAAAAGATGAAATCCGCAAACTGGCCATCGAACAGAGCCTTGAGACAATCCGCAACCGTGTGGACCAGTTCGGCATCACCGAACCGGAAATCGTCCCTCAGGGTAAGGACCGTATTCTCATTCAGCTCCCGGGCATCAAAGATCCCGGTCGGGCCAAGAACCTGATCGGCAAAACCGCCCTCCTGGAATTCAAGCTGGTTGACGAGGGACACAGCATTGATGAAGCCCTGAAAGGCAATGTGCCCGAGGGCAGCGCCATCACCTACGGCTGGAATGTCGACAGCCAGTCCGGACGGCGGACGGAAGTTCCCTATCTTCTGAAGAGCAAGACTCTGCTGACCGGCGACGCTCTGGAAAATGCGCAGGTCAAGATCAGCGACCGATTCGGCGAACCCCATGTGGCTCTGACGTTCAATTCCCGCGGGGCCGCGGATTTTGAAAGGATTACCGGGGAGAATGTCAAGAAGCGACTGGCCATCGTTCTCGATGGGGTTGTCCATTCCGCTCCGGTCATCCAGGAAAAAATTTCGGGAGGACAGGCACAGATTACCGGGTCTTTCACCATGGAGGAAGCGCGCGATCTGGCCATCGTTCTTCGCGCGGGCGCCCTTCCCGCCCCTGTAAAGATACTTGAAGAAAGGACCGTCGGCCCTTCGCTGGGACAGGATTCCATCGAGATGGGCATCTGGGCGTGCGTCATCGCCGGCATTCTGGTCGTACTTTTCATGGTTTTCTACTACAGGCTGTCCGGCATGGTTGCCGATGTCGCCCTGGTTCTCAATCTGGTTCTCCTTATGGGAGCGATGGCCGCCTTCAAGGCAACGCTAACCCTGCCGGGTATTGCCGGCATCGTGCTCACCATCGGGATGGCCGTTGATGCCAACGTCCTGATTTTTGAAAGAATCCGTGAAGAACTCCGCACGGAAAAAACGCCTCGGGCGGCTGTTGAAGCCGGTTACAGCAAGGCCTTTCTCACCATTCTGGACTCCAACGTAACGACGCTGGTGGCCGCCCTGTTCCTTTTCGGCTTCGGAACCGGTCCGATCAAGGGATTTGCCGTCACTCTGACCATCGGCATCGTCGTCAGCATGTTCACCGCTATTTTTGTCACAAGGATTATTTTTGATTACTTCGTCTGGAACCGCAGGATCAAGTCCATCAGCATATAAAAGAGGGAACTGCAATTTGATACGTCGAGGAGATCTTCATGGAAATCATTAAATCGGAAACCCACTTTAATTTTGTCGCCATGATGAAAATGGCGGTTACAATCTCGATTGTTTACATCCTGATCGGTATTGCCTCCATCTTCTGGCATGGCGGCCTCAATTTTGGAATCGATTTTGCGGGAGGAACACTCATTCAGATCCGGTTCGACCAGGAAACATCGGTGGAAAAGCTCAGACAGACACTCGAACCCATCGGCATGGAGAACAGCATTATCCAACAGTTCGGTCCAAATGAAATGGTGGTCAGAACCGCAGCCTCCAGTATGGATCTCAAAGGATTGTCAGGACAGATTGAAAACGCCCTCCAGACAACCTATGGTCAGAAGGCCTTTGAAATTCGAAGGGTTGAATCCGTCGGCCCCAAAGTCGGAAGCGACCTGACTCGAAAAGCGCTGCTGGCTATCATTTTTTCCTGGATCGGAATCCTCGTTTATGTGGGATTTCGTTTCGAGCTCCGCTATGC is a window encoding:
- the secD gene encoding protein translocase subunit SecD codes for the protein MFGSIRVRAFIALAVILVAVFYLFPTLTADLPEFWKKNLPKDRIHLGLDLQGGMHLVLEVDADKAIEATLERTAVDLKETLMDKRIRFKRLERSTSQNITVELPDSASRSAFDKSLKDSYPDLEVVSSETVEGIERVSLGVSERRKDEIRKLAIEQSLETIRNRVDQFGITEPEIVPQGKDRILIQLPGIKDPGRAKNLIGKTALLEFKLVDEGHSIDEALKGNVPEGSAITYGWNVDSQSGRRTEVPYLLKSKTLLTGDALENAQVKISDRFGEPHVALTFNSRGAADFERITGENVKKRLAIVLDGVVHSAPVIQEKISGGQAQITGSFTMEEARDLAIVLRAGALPAPVKILEERTVGPSLGQDSIEMGIWACVIAGILVVLFMVFYYRLSGMVADVALVLNLVLLMGAMAAFKATLTLPGIAGIVLTIGMAVDANVLIFERIREELRTEKTPRAAVEAGYSKAFLTILDSNVTTLVAALFLFGFGTGPIKGFAVTLTIGIVVSMFTAIFVTRIIFDYFVWNRRIKSISI
- the secF gene encoding protein translocase subunit SecF, with the protein product MEIIKSETHFNFVAMMKMAVTISIVYILIGIASIFWHGGLNFGIDFAGGTLIQIRFDQETSVEKLRQTLEPIGMENSIIQQFGPNEMVVRTAASSMDLKGLSGQIENALQTTYGQKAFEIRRVESVGPKVGSDLTRKALLAIIFSWIGILVYVGFRFELRYAFGGIIALVHDVLVTVGTLSLLNKEFDLIIVAALLTIIGYSINDTIVIFDRIRENTRKNMKMPLMDVINLSVNQTLSRTLLTSFTVILVLLALFFFGGPVIHDFAFTLLVGCIAGVYSTVFIASPIVLAFEKIRPSRIKRN